From Mycoplasma sp. 2045, a single genomic window includes:
- a CDS encoding ATP-dependent RecD-like DNA helicase, with protein sequence MKGKFIKQIKGGKELGWALMLFLPEGKSQTFLVFVTNVFPNLYKKYEVEFGDNPKASYKNSKIIKNLELIIEDVQTDWVDYLSKNVPNIGKLTAKKIIDEFGQDLFTKLADIENYRDELLSVITDKQLESLVKYYEENSARLKSLLNLTEEDKKNINLFNNPRVSDLVEKLATIHGSREFNFIEYYKNNSPYYLFIDKVIDDIFKVDTFAFLLNWTKENYQRYIAYLYKVVWDLETQNSTIFDLDTLQVKFKKAIEDANIKWNSLINEEESDFAFIKDEIDVDIIFERFIRDEHLIQVLPGFFTLKATFDKEAYIYNRLMKLANSELICKLKPEAMIDLKFLSKQQKAAYDNFINKNISIISGGPGTGKTFVIKHIYETLKKNKVKANEFAILAPTGRAATNVSIKIKHQIRTIHSYLQIANTDEKISLANLEEIVDLRILIIDEFSMIDVNLLDKLLKASPKLEKIVLIGDAFQLPAIGPGNLLDDLIFSQNIPTTYLTKFYRSDSETIWKHFSNINRGEVDDSMFKPSEVDLLKVDNKNFHNDLLTLYTKEVEKFGINNVIILIPTYRHQYGINEVNKKIQNAINKNDVFATNWKNYSQIEYRINDKVMQLENRNNENISNGDIGYITDVVYEDATSKSGNKKVKKIKVTFYRGDEWKKEIEYSLREFQEQIQLAYSTTIHKFQGSEIDSVIMVIHNEHAFMQSKKMLYTGASRAIKHLQIFIDQSVDYKSLIERIHATSANQVHTNLRFFIQTERRV encoded by the coding sequence ATGAAGGGTAAATTTATTAAGCAAATTAAAGGTGGTAAGGAATTAGGTTGAGCACTTATGTTATTTTTACCTGAAGGTAAAAGTCAAACATTCTTAGTTTTTGTTACAAATGTTTTTCCAAATTTATATAAAAAATATGAAGTTGAGTTTGGAGATAATCCTAAAGCTAGTTACAAAAACTCAAAAATTATTAAGAATTTAGAGTTGATAATCGAAGATGTGCAAACAGATTGAGTTGATTATCTTTCAAAAAATGTACCTAACATTGGAAAATTAACTGCCAAAAAAATAATTGATGAATTTGGACAAGATTTATTTACTAAACTAGCAGATATTGAAAATTATAGAGATGAATTGTTAAGTGTAATTACTGATAAACAACTAGAATCATTAGTTAAATATTATGAAGAAAATAGTGCAAGATTAAAATCGCTACTAAACTTAACTGAAGAAGATAAGAAAAATATAAATTTATTTAATAACCCAAGAGTTAGTGATTTAGTTGAAAAATTAGCAACTATTCACGGTTCTAGAGAATTTAACTTCATTGAATATTACAAAAACAACTCTCCTTATTACTTGTTTATAGATAAAGTAATTGATGATATTTTTAAAGTTGATACTTTTGCATTCTTATTGAATTGAACTAAAGAAAATTATCAAAGATACATAGCTTACTTATATAAAGTTGTTTGAGATTTAGAAACTCAAAACAGTACAATTTTTGATTTAGACACATTGCAAGTGAAATTCAAAAAAGCTATTGAAGATGCGAATATAAAATGAAATTCATTAATAAATGAAGAAGAAAGTGATTTTGCATTCATAAAAGACGAAATTGATGTAGATATCATTTTTGAAAGATTTATTAGAGATGAACATTTAATTCAAGTTTTACCTGGTTTCTTTACTTTGAAAGCCACATTTGATAAAGAAGCATATATTTACAACAGATTAATGAAATTAGCTAATTCAGAATTAATTTGCAAATTAAAACCTGAAGCTATGATTGATTTGAAATTCTTATCAAAGCAACAAAAAGCTGCTTATGATAATTTCATAAACAAAAATATTTCAATAATAAGTGGTGGACCAGGAACAGGAAAAACATTTGTTATTAAGCATATTTATGAAACGTTAAAGAAAAACAAAGTTAAAGCAAATGAATTCGCTATCTTAGCACCGACAGGCAGAGCTGCAACTAATGTTTCTATAAAGATTAAACATCAAATTAGAACAATTCACAGCTACCTACAAATAGCTAATACTGATGAAAAAATTTCTTTAGCTAATTTAGAAGAAATTGTTGATTTAAGAATTTTAATTATTGATGAGTTTTCAATGATTGATGTTAACTTATTAGATAAATTGTTAAAAGCAAGTCCTAAATTAGAAAAGATTGTTTTAATTGGGGATGCTTTTCAGTTACCAGCAATTGGACCAGGTAACTTATTAGATGATTTAATTTTTTCACAAAATATACCTACAACATACTTAACTAAGTTTTATAGAAGTGATTCAGAAACAATTTGAAAACATTTTTCAAATATTAACAGAGGTGAAGTTGATGATTCAATGTTTAAACCTTCTGAAGTTGATTTACTTAAAGTAGATAACAAAAACTTTCATAATGATTTATTAACGCTATATACAAAAGAAGTTGAAAAATTCGGAATTAATAACGTTATTATCCTTATTCCAACTTACAGACATCAATATGGAATTAATGAAGTTAATAAGAAAATTCAAAATGCAATAAATAAAAATGATGTTTTTGCAACAAATTGAAAAAACTATAGTCAGATTGAATATAGAATAAACGATAAAGTTATGCAGTTAGAAAATAGAAATAACGAAAATATTTCTAATGGTGATATTGGTTATATAACTGATGTTGTTTATGAGGATGCAACTTCTAAATCAGGTAACAAAAAAGTTAAGAAAATTAAAGTGACTTTCTATAGAGGGGATGAATGAAAAAAAGAAATTGAGTATTCATTAAGAGAATTTCAAGAACAAATTCAACTTGCATATAGCACTACAATTCACAAATTCCAAGGTAGTGAAATTGACTCTGTTATTATGGTGATTCATAATGAACACGCATTTATGCAAAGCAAAAAAATGCTTTATACAGGTGCATCAAGAGCAATTAAACACTTGCAAATATTTATTGACCAAAGTGTTGATTACAAAAGTTTAATTGAAAGAATACACGCAACAAGTGCTAATCAAGTGCATACAAACTTAAGATTCTTTATCCAAACAGAA